Proteins encoded together in one uncultured Desulfosarcina sp. window:
- a CDS encoding nitrilase-related carbon-nitrogen hydrolase — protein MKGDFRIAAVVCRCPLGQVAGNLDRTRHWASRAKQSGAAIVCFPEMSLTGYSNRKEIVEHAIGVEGQEVKALQRLAVDEGICLLVGFAEKARDKRVYASHMVIAPNGRTGIYRKLHLAPPEMEHFIPGESLPVFSWAGLRFGIQLCYDAHFPEIATRMAESAADVIFIPHASPRGVAEDKHQSWMRHLPARAFDNGLFVVACNQTGENENGLTFPGNAVVFSPSGEIIATHLSGASGLLIADLTADQLHHVRSHRMRYFFPNRRPWLYRQEPVINELDSC, from the coding sequence ATGAAAGGCGATTTTCGTATCGCTGCCGTGGTCTGCCGCTGCCCTTTGGGGCAGGTGGCCGGGAATCTGGACCGCACCCGCCACTGGGCATCCCGGGCCAAACAATCGGGCGCCGCGATCGTCTGTTTCCCGGAAATGAGCCTCACCGGATACAGCAACCGCAAAGAGATCGTGGAGCATGCCATCGGCGTTGAGGGGCAGGAGGTCAAGGCACTGCAACGACTTGCGGTGGATGAAGGGATTTGTCTGCTGGTCGGGTTTGCGGAAAAAGCGCGCGACAAAAGGGTGTACGCCAGCCATATGGTCATCGCGCCCAACGGCCGGACCGGCATCTACCGCAAACTCCACCTGGCCCCGCCGGAAATGGAGCACTTCATCCCCGGCGAAAGTCTGCCGGTATTCAGCTGGGCGGGCCTGCGATTCGGCATCCAGTTGTGTTACGATGCCCATTTTCCTGAAATCGCCACCCGAATGGCGGAATCCGCGGCCGACGTCATTTTCATTCCCCACGCCTCCCCCCGCGGTGTGGCGGAGGACAAGCACCAGTCGTGGATGCGCCATCTTCCCGCAAGAGCGTTCGACAACGGACTTTTCGTCGTGGCCTGCAATCAGACGGGCGAGAATGAAAACGGTTTGACCTTCCCGGGTAATGCGGTGGTCTTTTCCCCTTCCGGGGAAATCATCGCAACACATCTTTCGGGAGCTTCGGGTCTGCTGATAGCGGACTTGACAGCCGATCAGCTCCACCATGTCCGCAGCCACCGGATGCGCTATTTTTTCCCCAACCGACGCCCCTGGCTATACCGGCAGGAACCTGTCATCAACGAACTGGATAGCTGCTGA
- a CDS encoding DUF2914 domain-containing protein, which yields MNIRRAFVLMVALAGLLAFAGVTMAQDVVVAEAVVCKEIVDRMPLGSGDVIPAGTERVYCFTRITGAQAETEVTHNWYYQGNLKASVVLPVRNANWRTWSSKALLPEWKGEWMVEILSKEGTPLESIIFYVQ from the coding sequence ATGAACATCCGTCGCGCGTTCGTTCTTATGGTTGCCCTGGCAGGTCTGCTGGCCTTCGCCGGCGTAACGATGGCCCAGGATGTCGTTGTGGCCGAAGCCGTGGTCTGCAAAGAGATTGTGGATCGGATGCCTTTGGGATCCGGTGACGTGATTCCCGCCGGAACCGAGCGGGTATACTGCTTTACCCGCATCACCGGGGCCCAGGCAGAGACCGAAGTAACCCATAACTGGTATTACCAGGGCAACCTCAAGGCGTCGGTCGTACTGCCGGTGCGCAACGCCAACTGGCGGACCTGGAGTTCGAAAGCGCTGCTGCCGGAATGGAAGGGGGAATGGATGGTCGAGATCCTTTCCAAAGAGGGTACGCCCCTGGAGAGCATCATCTTTTATGTTCAGTAA
- a CDS encoding YkgJ family cysteine cluster protein yields the protein MNGKGHDTVCRRCGICCEKGGPGLHHEDSPLVENGNIPAKCLYTIRCGELVRDDIRGSLAPLAEEIVKIKGQAGKWTCLFYDRQEHGCRIYDHRPIECRVLNCRDTGPIEQIYDKARLTRRDLLTTVAGLWELVEDHERRCSYAQLGAWVREGTLENDAFKQEEAIFETLRYDAHIRQLAVEKGGLDADLLPFVFGRPLTETIRMFGIDLIKRNGAYGLVRSRVRQGK from the coding sequence ATGAACGGCAAAGGGCACGATACCGTCTGCCGGCGCTGCGGCATCTGCTGCGAAAAGGGCGGCCCTGGTCTCCATCATGAAGATAGCCCCCTTGTGGAAAACGGAAATATTCCAGCAAAATGTCTGTACACGATCCGGTGCGGGGAACTGGTCCGGGACGACATCCGGGGCAGCCTGGCGCCGCTGGCCGAAGAGATCGTCAAGATCAAAGGGCAGGCCGGAAAGTGGACCTGCCTGTTTTATGACCGTCAGGAGCACGGGTGTCGGATTTACGATCACCGGCCGATAGAGTGCCGGGTGCTGAACTGCCGGGACACGGGCCCCATCGAACAGATCTACGACAAGGCGCGGTTGACGCGGCGGGATCTGCTGACGACGGTTGCGGGATTGTGGGAACTGGTCGAAGATCATGAACGGCGATGCAGCTATGCGCAGCTGGGTGCATGGGTGCGTGAAGGCACGCTGGAAAACGACGCTTTCAAACAGGAAGAAGCGATTTTCGAGACGCTGCGCTACGATGCCCATATCCGGCAACTGGCCGTTGAAAAAGGCGGGTTGGATGCCGACTTGTTGCCCTTTGTTTTCGGCCGTCCGTTGACCGAAACCATCCGGATGTTCGGCATAGATCTGATCAAGAGAAACGGGGCCTATGGTCTGGTTCGGTCCAGGGTCCGGCAGGGCAAGTGA
- a CDS encoding efflux RND transporter permease subunit, protein MDRQQLFPEAEGNRRQSGPISWMAGHTVAANLLMVVFLVGGLIFSGQIKKEVFPDFDLDTVTISMPYPGASPEEVERGIILAIEEAIQGLDDIKEVTSVASEGSATVTVEVVEGKNIQRVAQDIQNAVDRITSFPEEAEDARIAIAQRRRYVVSLALFGNQGEHILRETAETVRDRLLQDPGITQVELSGIRDYEISVSVPQSTLRAYGLTLEEIAGIIRRAAVELPGGSIKTDSGDVLVRMTERRDYGPQFARIPIITTNDGTQVLLGDIAQVVDGFEDTDSFATYNGQAAILIDVYRVGSQTPLEVSDIVRGKLTEIRQDLPPGISLVPRNDRSDIYRQRMDLMLRNGYFGLGLVFVLLAIFLEPRLAFWVSMGIPISILGSLFFLPAAGVSINVMSMFAFIVTLGIVVDDAIVAGENMYHHRQAGKPWLEAAISGTREIAMPVTFSVLTNIVAFTPLFFVSGIMGKVFRQIPVVVVAVFAVSLVESLLILPAHIGHRKPRPETGLFGWILKQQERFSNHFAHFVRTRYGPLLDFALRQRYIVITIGAVILILTISFVKSGRMGFELFPKIESDYALATAVLPYGTAVQKTTAVQQMLVRAARDVTVENGGERLVEGIFAIVDGNETEVRIYLTPPGQRPISTAKLTGLWRERVGAIAGLETLKFESDAGGPGRGAAISVELSHRRVDILARASAEVAETLSFYPNVTDIDDGYSPGKRQLDFKIRPEARSLGLRAQEVARQLRYAYYGAEALRQQRGRNEVKVMVRLPKSERISENDLEQMILMTPAGKEIPLLEAVDIRQGRAYTSIDRRNGRRVVTVSADVRPRSQADRVTASLVEETLPSLQEKYPGLTYSFEGRQADRRESMQSLMTGLLFALLVIYAMLAVPFNSFIQPVIIMVAIPFGIVGAVIGHMIMGYSLSVMSMFGVVALSGVVINDSLVLIDFANRRRIGGNNAHDAIHNAGIHRFRPILLTTLTTFGGLAPIIFETSRQARFLIPMAVSLGFGILFATVITLLLVPCFYLVTEDLRHLFGGMPVHHEPSGGNTPLQCP, encoded by the coding sequence ATGGATAGGCAACAGCTTTTCCCCGAAGCCGAAGGCAACCGCCGCCAATCCGGACCGATCTCCTGGATGGCCGGGCATACGGTGGCCGCCAATCTGCTGATGGTCGTCTTTCTGGTGGGGGGGCTGATTTTTTCCGGCCAGATCAAAAAGGAAGTTTTTCCCGATTTTGATCTGGATACCGTAACCATCAGCATGCCCTATCCCGGTGCCAGCCCCGAAGAGGTGGAGCGGGGAATCATTCTGGCCATCGAAGAGGCCATCCAGGGCCTTGACGACATCAAGGAAGTAACCTCCGTGGCCAGCGAGGGCAGCGCCACGGTCACCGTGGAGGTAGTCGAAGGCAAGAATATCCAGCGCGTGGCCCAGGATATCCAAAACGCGGTGGACCGGATCACCTCTTTTCCCGAGGAGGCCGAAGATGCCCGGATCGCCATTGCCCAGCGCCGGCGCTACGTGGTTTCGCTGGCGCTGTTCGGCAATCAGGGCGAGCATATCCTGCGGGAAACGGCGGAGACGGTGCGCGACCGGTTGCTGCAGGATCCGGGCATCACCCAGGTGGAGCTGTCCGGAATCCGGGATTATGAGATCAGCGTCTCCGTTCCCCAGTCCACCTTGAGGGCCTATGGGCTGACCCTCGAAGAGATCGCCGGGATCATCCGGCGCGCCGCCGTGGAGCTTCCCGGCGGCTCCATCAAGACCGACAGCGGCGATGTGCTCGTGCGCATGACCGAGCGCCGGGATTACGGCCCCCAGTTCGCCCGGATCCCCATCATCACCACCAATGACGGCACCCAGGTTCTGCTCGGGGATATCGCGCAAGTGGTGGACGGTTTCGAGGATACGGACAGCTTCGCCACTTACAACGGTCAGGCGGCTATTTTGATCGATGTCTACCGGGTCGGTTCACAGACGCCCCTGGAGGTTTCCGACATCGTCCGAGGAAAACTGACCGAAATCCGGCAGGATCTTCCCCCGGGCATCAGCCTGGTGCCCCGCAACGACCGCTCCGACATCTACCGCCAGCGCATGGACCTCATGCTGCGCAACGGCTATTTCGGGCTTGGCCTGGTTTTCGTTCTGCTGGCCATTTTCCTCGAACCGCGTCTGGCCTTCTGGGTCAGCATGGGAATCCCCATCTCCATTCTCGGCTCGCTTTTTTTCCTGCCCGCCGCGGGGGTGAGCATCAATGTCATGTCCATGTTCGCCTTCATCGTTACCCTGGGAATCGTGGTCGACGACGCCATCGTGGCGGGGGAGAACATGTATCACCACCGTCAGGCAGGAAAGCCCTGGCTTGAAGCAGCCATCTCCGGGACCCGCGAGATTGCCATGCCGGTGACCTTCAGCGTATTGACCAATATCGTGGCTTTCACTCCGCTTTTTTTCGTTTCCGGCATCATGGGCAAGGTTTTTCGCCAGATCCCCGTGGTCGTGGTAGCGGTTTTCGCCGTCTCGCTCGTCGAAAGCCTGCTGATCCTGCCGGCCCATATCGGCCATCGCAAGCCCCGCCCGGAAACCGGTTTGTTCGGCTGGATCCTGAAGCAGCAGGAACGTTTCAGCAACCATTTTGCCCATTTCGTGCGCACCCGCTACGGCCCGCTGCTCGATTTCGCCCTCCGGCAGCGCTATATCGTCATCACCATCGGTGCCGTGATCCTGATCCTCACGATCAGTTTTGTCAAAAGCGGCCGCATGGGCTTTGAGCTGTTCCCCAAGATCGAATCCGACTACGCCCTGGCCACGGCGGTGCTGCCCTACGGCACCGCCGTGCAGAAAACCACGGCCGTCCAGCAGATGCTGGTCCGGGCAGCCCGCGACGTGACCGTCGAAAACGGCGGCGAACGTCTTGTGGAGGGGATCTTTGCCATTGTGGACGGCAATGAAACCGAGGTGAGGATCTACCTGACCCCACCCGGACAACGGCCCATTTCCACGGCGAAATTGACGGGCTTGTGGCGGGAGCGGGTGGGCGCCATCGCCGGTCTGGAGACGTTGAAGTTCGAGTCCGATGCCGGTGGGCCGGGGCGCGGAGCCGCCATCTCCGTGGAATTGAGTCATCGCCGGGTGGATATCCTGGCCCGGGCCAGTGCCGAAGTTGCCGAAACCTTGAGTTTTTACCCCAATGTCACTGACATCGACGACGGCTACTCGCCGGGCAAGCGCCAGCTTGATTTCAAGATCCGTCCGGAAGCGCGGAGCCTGGGGCTGCGGGCCCAGGAAGTGGCCCGGCAGCTGAGATACGCCTACTACGGTGCCGAGGCCCTGCGGCAGCAGCGGGGTCGCAATGAGGTCAAGGTGATGGTGCGGCTGCCCAAAAGCGAGCGCATCTCCGAAAACGACCTGGAACAGATGATTCTCATGACGCCGGCCGGCAAGGAAATACCGCTGCTGGAGGCCGTCGACATCCGGCAGGGACGGGCGTATACGTCCATCGACCGCCGCAACGGTCGCCGGGTGGTCACCGTTTCCGCCGATGTTCGGCCGCGCAGCCAGGCGGACCGGGTGACGGCATCGTTGGTGGAGGAAACCCTGCCCTCTTTGCAGGAGAAGTATCCGGGGCTGACTTACAGCTTTGAAGGCCGGCAGGCGGACCGCCGGGAAAGCATGCAGAGTCTGATGACCGGTCTTTTATTCGCCCTGCTGGTGATCTACGCCATGCTGGCCGTTCCCTTCAACAGTTTCATTCAGCCGGTCATCATCATGGTCGCCATTCCCTTCGGCATCGTGGGTGCAGTGATCGGCCATATGATCATGGGATACAGCCTGAGTGTGATGAGCATGTTCGGCGTGGTGGCGCTGTCGGGCGTGGTGATCAACGATTCACTGGTGCTGATCGATTTCGCCAACCGGCGACGGATAGGAGGCAACAATGCCCACGATGCCATTCATAATGCCGGGATTCACCGTTTTCGCCCGATTTTGCTGACCACCCTGACCACCTTCGGCGGGTTGGCGCCGATTATTTTCGAGACTTCCCGCCAGGCGCGGTTTCTGATCCCCATGGCCGTTTCCCTGGGATTCGGGATTCTCTTCGCCACGGTGATCACCCTGCTTCTGGTGCCTTGTTTCTACCTGGTCACAGAAGATCTGCGGCATCTGTTCGGCGGCATGCCCGTGCACCATGAACCTTCCGGCGGAAATACGCCGCTGCAATGCCCATGA
- a CDS encoding efflux RND transporter periplasmic adaptor subunit, protein MNQPNEGHCEPNERPPVRPIVWLRTLIVCVIILAIGIAGAGYIRKTAPRAQKRPPQRTIPLVRTQPLVKDTHQVIVAAMGSVIPAREITLKTRVAGEIRSINPEFVEGGLIRSGEKIVKIDDEDYRLAITRQESAVVDAEYALKVEMGYQDVARREWSLLNPGQAADAQDAELALRKPHLAKAQSDLVAARAELEQAQLDLARTDVVAPFNAIVREKHVAVGSQVSTQDALAELVGTDEYWIQVSLPIERLAWIRVPRSRTEKGAAVTVFYRGNRRLGTVARLLSDLETEGRMARILVSVEDPLGLKGDHPPSGPPMLIGEYVRVEIQGRTIDDVYRIPRTALRDNSSIWILGEDNTLHIVPVETVWRDADHVLIQDGIEAGDQLIVSDLSTPVAGMQLKEDTADASAVEPARTQGGEGANG, encoded by the coding sequence ATGAACCAACCCAATGAAGGTCATTGTGAGCCGAATGAAAGGCCGCCGGTCCGTCCGATCGTGTGGCTGCGGACCCTGATCGTTTGTGTCATCATCCTTGCCATAGGGATCGCCGGGGCCGGCTATATCCGCAAAACGGCGCCCCGGGCGCAGAAGCGGCCGCCGCAAAGGACCATCCCCCTGGTCCGTACGCAGCCGCTTGTAAAAGACACCCATCAGGTGATTGTGGCGGCCATGGGGTCGGTGATTCCGGCCCGGGAGATCACGCTGAAGACCCGTGTGGCCGGAGAGATTCGATCCATAAACCCGGAATTTGTCGAAGGGGGATTGATCCGCTCCGGCGAAAAGATCGTGAAAATCGACGATGAAGATTATCGGCTGGCGATCACCCGGCAGGAGAGCGCCGTAGTCGACGCCGAGTATGCCCTGAAGGTGGAAATGGGGTATCAGGATGTGGCCCGGCGCGAGTGGTCCCTGCTCAATCCCGGACAGGCGGCGGATGCCCAGGACGCGGAACTGGCCTTGCGCAAGCCCCATCTGGCCAAAGCCCAGTCCGATCTGGTCGCCGCCCGGGCCGAACTCGAACAGGCCCAACTGGATCTGGCGCGGACCGATGTGGTTGCGCCCTTTAACGCCATCGTGCGGGAAAAGCATGTGGCCGTCGGCTCGCAGGTTTCTACCCAGGATGCCCTGGCCGAACTGGTGGGCACCGACGAATACTGGATCCAGGTCTCTCTGCCAATCGAGCGGCTGGCCTGGATCCGGGTTCCGCGCAGCCGGACGGAAAAGGGGGCCGCGGTTACCGTTTTTTACCGGGGCAACCGGCGTCTGGGGACCGTGGCCCGGCTGCTCAGCGACCTGGAAACCGAAGGCCGCATGGCCCGTATTCTGGTTTCGGTCGAAGATCCTTTAGGACTGAAGGGCGACCATCCGCCAAGCGGGCCTCCCATGCTGATCGGCGAATATGTCCGGGTCGAGATCCAGGGCCGGACCATCGACGATGTCTATCGCATTCCCCGGACCGCCCTGCGCGACAACAGCAGCATCTGGATTCTCGGCGAGGACAACACGCTGCACATCGTCCCGGTGGAGACGGTATGGCGGGATGCCGATCATGTGCTGATTCAAGACGGCATCGAAGCCGGCGACCAGCTGATCGTGTCGGATCTCTCCACGCCGGTGGCCGGCATGCAGCTCAAGGAGGACACTGCCGACGCGTCCGCGGTGGAGCCCGCCCGAACGCAGGGCGGGGAGGGCGCCAATGGATAG
- a CDS encoding efflux transporter outer membrane subunit has product MKARCLYPSILVACLVLLAACSPFRPAARPDAPGELPEAYSLYSPETGSLSPWWDAMDSPELSRLIDAALTDNFSLSEAWYRLQQARAAAVQAGADLYPELEAFGSAETTRKDTAGGSGGSVGNQSYELGLTASYEIDLWGRVKSQREAALLEVQATEADLHAAAVSLAAEVALRWVQILSQRLQIQLLEDQLASNMTFLELIELRFSKAMVSALDVYQQKQVVENVRAKIPLVEAEAQLLMHELAVLLGRPPKADLALNQKQMPTVGQLPPLGLPADLLAARPDVQAAGMRLRAADWQLAEARANRLPALSIGAGAQYGPEELDLLFDTWLLSLAANLTAPIFDAGRRAAEVDQMQATVDENLWAYRRVVLTAVKEVEDALERETRQREHIEALKAVTTAARRGLEEALARYRRGLSDYLPVLTQLITVQDLERDMIEQREALIQYRIGLYRALGGSWRGMPDTNAIDRRPEAAGQG; this is encoded by the coding sequence ATGAAGGCTCGTTGCCTATATCCTTCGATTCTGGTTGCATGCCTTGTGCTGCTGGCCGCCTGCAGCCCCTTTCGACCGGCCGCCAGACCGGACGCACCCGGCGAACTACCCGAAGCCTACTCCCTTTACAGTCCGGAAACGGGATCTTTGTCGCCGTGGTGGGACGCCATGGACTCGCCGGAACTCAGCCGGTTGATCGATGCGGCCCTGACGGATAATTTTTCCCTCAGCGAGGCCTGGTACCGGTTGCAGCAGGCCAGGGCCGCAGCGGTTCAGGCCGGCGCCGACCTCTATCCGGAACTGGAAGCCTTCGGGTCCGCCGAAACCACCCGGAAAGATACGGCCGGTGGATCGGGCGGTTCCGTGGGAAATCAAAGTTATGAACTCGGTCTGACCGCCAGCTACGAGATCGATCTCTGGGGCCGCGTGAAAAGTCAGCGGGAAGCCGCACTGCTGGAGGTGCAGGCGACCGAGGCCGACCTGCACGCAGCCGCCGTTTCGCTGGCTGCCGAGGTGGCCCTGCGGTGGGTGCAGATTCTTTCCCAGAGGCTTCAGATACAATTGCTGGAAGATCAGCTGGCCAGTAATATGACATTCCTGGAGCTCATCGAACTGCGATTCAGCAAGGCCATGGTTTCGGCTCTGGATGTCTACCAACAGAAACAGGTGGTCGAAAACGTACGGGCCAAAATTCCGCTGGTCGAAGCCGAGGCCCAATTGCTCATGCACGAACTGGCCGTGCTGCTCGGGCGGCCGCCCAAGGCCGATCTGGCGTTGAACCAGAAACAGATGCCCACTGTCGGCCAACTCCCCCCGCTCGGCCTGCCTGCCGACCTGTTGGCGGCCCGACCCGATGTTCAGGCCGCCGGCATGCGGCTACGTGCCGCTGACTGGCAGTTGGCCGAGGCACGCGCCAATCGGCTGCCGGCGCTCAGCATCGGCGCCGGAGCCCAATACGGACCCGAAGAACTGGACCTGCTTTTCGACACCTGGCTGCTGAGCCTGGCTGCCAACCTGACGGCGCCCATTTTCGACGCCGGCCGGCGTGCGGCCGAAGTGGACCAGATGCAGGCCACCGTGGATGAGAACCTCTGGGCCTATCGTCGTGTCGTACTGACGGCGGTCAAAGAGGTCGAAGACGCTCTGGAACGCGAGACCCGCCAGCGGGAGCATATCGAGGCGCTGAAGGCGGTGACAACCGCTGCCCGAAGAGGTTTGGAAGAGGCGCTTGCCCGCTACCGGCGCGGTTTGAGCGATTACCTGCCGGTGCTGACCCAACTGATCACCGTTCAGGATCTCGAACGGGACATGATCGAGCAGCGTGAAGCATTGATTCAATATCGTATCGGCCTCTACCGGGCGCTTGGCGGCAGTTGGCGCGGAATGCCCGATACGAATGCGATAGACCGCCGTCCAGAGGCTGCTGGACAGGGATAA
- a CDS encoding KH domain-containing protein, whose product MKDLVANIARSLVDKPELVGVEEVEGNQTTVLELTVAKEDLGKVIGKQGRTAQAIRTILGAVSSKMKKRTVLEIIE is encoded by the coding sequence ATGAAAGACCTGGTCGCCAACATCGCTCGTTCACTGGTGGACAAACCTGAACTGGTCGGCGTGGAGGAAGTCGAAGGAAACCAGACCACGGTATTGGAACTGACGGTGGCAAAAGAAGATCTAGGAAAGGTTATCGGCAAACAGGGTCGAACCGCTCAAGCCATCCGGACGATTCTGGGTGCCGTGTCATCTAAGATGAAAAAGCGAACGGTCCTTGAAATTATCGAATAG
- a CDS encoding TIGR03790 family protein, translating into MCETARFMRFWRSFSRFPAVCCAVFCIVALPGGGLALTPEEILVVANEKSGEGVELARYYARLRGIPKSNVVLLNVPVGETCSRDVYERQIAGPLRRILATFEPSWRIRCFVLIYGLPLRVKPPPQRADAEVEALRSQKQALEERIEKGSESKSDFSVSAVADELEDVRNRLNQLKISSDALASVDSELSVVKGADAPIGGWIENPYYIGFSKRQLPVSKSKVLMVSRLDGPDAASVRRIIDDSIAVEKKGLTGVAYFDARWPMDDSATRSAYRRYDRAIQRAARRVEESGRLPVVLDTAGTLFQPGQCQRAALYCGWYSLAHYVDAFDWQKGAVGFHVASSECKTLKKEDSQVWCKRMIEDGVCATVGPVGEPYLQSFPEPEVFFGFLTEGVLSLAECYAVSLPYLSWKMVLIGDPLYRPFRSSRQ; encoded by the coding sequence ATGTGCGAAACGGCCCGATTCATGCGGTTCTGGCGTTCTTTTTCCCGGTTTCCCGCGGTGTGCTGTGCGGTTTTCTGTATCGTTGCTCTCCCGGGGGGCGGCCTGGCCCTTACGCCCGAAGAGATTCTTGTCGTTGCCAACGAAAAGTCCGGCGAAGGGGTCGAACTGGCCCGGTACTACGCCCGCTTGCGCGGCATCCCGAAGTCCAATGTGGTCTTGCTGAACGTGCCGGTTGGCGAGACATGCAGCCGGGATGTCTATGAACGGCAGATCGCCGGGCCGCTGCGAAGGATTTTGGCGACCTTCGAGCCTTCCTGGCGCATCCGCTGCTTCGTGCTGATATATGGCCTGCCGCTGCGGGTGAAACCGCCCCCGCAACGCGCCGATGCCGAGGTTGAGGCGCTGCGGTCCCAGAAGCAGGCCCTGGAAGAGCGGATCGAAAAGGGGAGCGAAAGTAAATCCGATTTTTCCGTTTCGGCCGTTGCCGATGAACTTGAGGATGTCCGTAACAGGTTGAACCAACTAAAAATTTCCAGTGACGCCCTGGCATCGGTGGACTCGGAACTCAGCGTCGTGAAGGGCGCCGATGCCCCCATCGGCGGTTGGATTGAAAACCCCTATTACATCGGTTTCAGCAAGCGGCAACTACCTGTTTCCAAATCGAAAGTGCTGATGGTCAGCCGTTTGGACGGCCCCGATGCGGCCAGTGTACGGCGAATCATCGACGATTCCATTGCCGTCGAAAAAAAGGGCCTGACTGGAGTGGCCTATTTCGATGCCCGCTGGCCCATGGACGACAGCGCCACGCGTTCCGCCTACCGGCGCTACGACCGCGCCATTCAACGGGCGGCCCGGCGGGTGGAAGAGAGCGGCCGCCTGCCCGTGGTCCTCGACACGGCCGGTACGCTCTTCCAACCGGGACAATGCCAGCGTGCGGCGCTGTATTGCGGTTGGTACAGCCTGGCGCACTACGTGGATGCCTTCGACTGGCAGAAAGGCGCCGTGGGCTTCCATGTCGCCAGCAGTGAATGTAAGACCCTGAAAAAGGAAGACAGCCAGGTATGGTGCAAGCGCATGATCGAAGACGGCGTCTGTGCCACCGTCGGGCCGGTTGGAGAACCGTATCTGCAGTCTTTCCCCGAACCGGAAGTATTCTTCGGGTTTCTGACCGAAGGCGTTCTGTCGCTTGCCGAATGCTATGCGGTCAGCCTGCCTTATCTCTCATGGAAAATGGTGTTGATCGGCGATCCCCTCTACCGTCCGTTCCGCAGTTCTCGACAATGA
- a CDS encoding iron-containing alcohol dehydrogenase → MQYIYQFIPMPRVVSGPGAADRLGEFAAAFGRKALLVTGASAMERSGNLARILESLGKAGLTVLHCRIAGEPSPAMIDNVVANCRDKAPEVVLAVGGGSVLDAGKAVAAMLKETESVLDFLEGVGKKAPSGQSLPVIAVPTTSGTGSEATKNAVISMVGSRGFKKSLRHDKYIPKLAILDPLLCLSAPPSVTAACGMDALTQLIESYVSTRASVLTDALALDGLRHLIPALPEACGKGAADIGCRASVAYGAFLSGVTLANAGLGVVHGVAGPMGGIVDIPHGVACANLLPFAVKATVENLTASDTAQSRRAIEKFARIAELFGASQNDVVDRCRHLTDSLYRWLDDLAIPGMERFGLTDDHVAEIVESASNKNNPLPLTADQITRMIRDRC, encoded by the coding sequence ATGCAATATATATACCAATTTATACCCATGCCCAGGGTGGTTTCCGGCCCGGGAGCCGCCGACCGATTGGGCGAATTCGCCGCCGCCTTCGGTCGCAAGGCGCTGCTGGTCACCGGGGCCAGCGCCATGGAGCGCAGCGGAAACCTTGCCCGAATCCTGGAGTCGCTTGGAAAAGCCGGCCTGACGGTCCTTCATTGCCGTATTGCCGGCGAGCCGTCCCCCGCCATGATCGATAACGTAGTGGCGAATTGCCGCGACAAAGCGCCGGAAGTGGTGCTGGCCGTTGGCGGCGGCAGTGTCCTGGATGCGGGCAAGGCGGTTGCCGCCATGCTGAAAGAGACGGAGTCCGTGCTCGATTTTCTGGAAGGGGTGGGGAAGAAGGCGCCGTCCGGGCAATCGCTGCCCGTGATTGCCGTACCCACCACGTCCGGTACCGGCAGCGAGGCCACCAAGAACGCGGTGATCTCTATGGTGGGCAGCCGCGGATTCAAAAAGTCTCTGCGGCACGACAAGTATATCCCCAAGCTGGCCATCCTGGATCCGCTATTGTGCCTTTCGGCGCCGCCCTCGGTCACTGCGGCCTGCGGCATGGACGCCCTGACCCAGCTGATCGAGTCCTATGTCTCCACCCGGGCCTCCGTATTGACCGACGCTCTGGCCCTGGACGGCTTGCGGCACCTGATCCCCGCCCTGCCCGAGGCCTGCGGCAAGGGAGCTGCGGATATCGGCTGCCGGGCCAGTGTGGCCTACGGCGCCTTTTTGTCCGGCGTCACCCTGGCCAACGCCGGTCTGGGGGTGGTTCACGGCGTAGCCGGGCCCATGGGGGGCATCGTCGATATTCCCCATGGCGTGGCCTGCGCCAATCTGCTGCCTTTTGCCGTAAAGGCCACCGTTGAAAATTTGACGGCGTCGGATACGGCCCAATCCAGGCGAGCCATCGAAAAGTTTGCCCGCATCGCCGAATTGTTCGGCGCCTCCCAAAATGACGTCGTGGATCGCTGCCGGCATCTGACCGATTCGCTGTATCGGTGGCTGGACGACCTTGCCATTCCCGGCATGGAGCGATTCGGCTTGACCGACGACCATGTGGCAGAAATCGTCGAAAGCGCATCCAACAAAAACAATCCCCTGCCGCTGACCGCGGACCAGATAACCCGGATGATCCGGGACCGCTGCTGA